From one Coffea eugenioides isolate CCC68of chromosome 11, Ceug_1.0, whole genome shotgun sequence genomic stretch:
- the LOC113754481 gene encoding probable L-gulonolactone oxidase 1, which produces MRIATSLSNSIPKLMCPDGEYGLIISTKYLNRRVGLDKSAMTITVETGMTLRQLINESAMAGLALPYAPYWWGVTIGGILGTGAHGSTLWDLGPAVHDYVIELRIVTPAGPDEGYANVRTLKIGDPELDAARVSLGVLGVISQVTLQLQPLFKRSITFLEKDDSDLGAQISTFGNQHEFADFTWFPSQKKVLYRIDDRVLYNTTGNGVFDFFGLSPVSSFLTAVSRIIEEIQEYTGHAVGKCITGSLGRYVLKKAGYGLTNDGTSFKGYPVVGYHNNLQSSGTCLDTPKDGLWTACAWHQRFKGLYFFQNGISISLYKAKDFIQDVQKLVALQPKALCGVDIYNGILIRYITASSAYLGKQEDSVEFDITYYRSKDPMAPRLHEDIFEEIEQMAVFKYGGLPHWGKNRHLTFIGVINKYENAGEFLKVKQSYDPLGLFSTEWTDKVLGLRDGITVLKEGCALEGLCICSQDIHCAPKKGYFCRPGKVYKNARVCTQLTS; this is translated from the exons ATGAGGATAGCTACCTCATTATCCAACAGTATCCCTAAGCTTATGTGTCCAGACGGTGAATATGGCTTAATTATTAGCACTAAGTACCTTAACAGAAGGGTGGGTTTGGACAAATCAGCCATGACTATAACAGTCGAGACTGGAATGACTCTAAGGCAGCTGATCAATGAGAGCGCCATGGCTGGCTTAGCTCTACCTTATGCTCCTTACTGGTGGGGTGTGACAATAGGTGGAATTTTGGGAACGGGTGCACATGGTAGCACATTGTGGGATTTGGGACCTGCAGTTCATGATTATGTGATTGAGCTTCGGATTGTAACGCCAGCAGGGCCTGATGAGGGGTATGCAAATGTTCGGACACTGAAAATTGGTGACCCTGAGCTTGATGCAGCTAGAGTCTctcttggagttcttggagtTATTTCACAG GTGACACTGCAATTGCAGCCATTGTTCAAGAGGTCTATAACCTTCTTAGAGAAAGATGATTCGGACTTAGGAGCTCAAATTTCTACCTTCGGCAACCAACATGAGTTTGCAGACTTTACTTGGTTCCCAAGTCAAAAGAAGGTTCTCTATCGTATTGATGATAGAGTCCTCTACAACACCACTGGAAATGGTGTTTTTGACTTTTTCGGACTTAGCCCTGTATCTTCATTTCTTACGGCAGTTTCAAGAATCATAG AGGAGATTCAAGAATATACAGGTCATGCTGTAGGGAAATGCATAACCGGATCACTAGGCAGATACGTACTCAAAAAGGCTGGATATGGGCTGACTAACGATG GTACTAGTTTTAAGGGCTACCCTGTGGTAGGGTATCACAATAACCTTCAATCAAGTGGGACTTGCCTTGATACCCCAAAGGATGGATTATGGACAGCATGTGCATGGCACCAGAGATTTAAGGGGttatattttttccaaaatggAATCAGCATTAGCTTATACAAAGCCAAGGATTTCATTCAAGATGTGCAAAAGCTTGTTGCTTTACAACCTAAGGCCTTGTGCGGTGTTGATATTTATAATGGTATCCTTATCAGATATATTACAGCATCAAGTGCTTACCTGGGCAAACAAGAAGATTCTGTGGAGTTTGATATAACTTACTATAGAAGCAAGGATCCAATGGCCCCAAGACTACATGAAGATATCTTTGAAGAGATAGAGCAAATGGCAGTGTTCAAATATGGCGGATTGCCTCACTGGGGCAAAAATAGGCATCTCACTTTTATTGGTGTAATCAACAAGTATGAAAATGCTGGTGAGTTTTTGAAGGTCAAACAATCGTATGATCCTTTAGGGTTGTTTTCGACTGAGTGGACAGACAAAGTTCTTGGCTTGAGAGATGGCATTACAGTATTGAAAGAGGGTTGTGCATTAGAAGGATTGTGCATATGTTCACAGGACATTCATTGTGCCCCAAAAAAGGGATACTTCTGTCGACCAGGAAAAGTTTATAAGAATGCCAGAGTTTGTACTCAATTGACATCCTAA
- the LOC113753370 gene encoding small nuclear ribonucleoprotein Sm D2-like, translating into MSRPTEEDGVKNEEEEFTTGPLSILMLSVKNNTQVLINCRNNRKLLGRVRAFDRHCNMVLENVREMWTEVPKTGKGKKKALPVNKDRFISKMFLRGDSVIIVLRNPK; encoded by the exons ATGAG CCGCCCGACGGAAGAGGAT GGTGTGAAGAATGAGGAAGAAGAATTTACAACTGGGCCTCTATCTATTTTGATGTTGAGTGTCAAAAATAACACTCAG GTGCTCATTAACTGTCGGAACAACAGAAAGCTTCTTGGTCGCGTGCGTGCCTTTGACAGGCACTGCAATATGGTTCTGGAAAATGTTAGAGAGATGTGGACTGAG GTGCCCAAGACAGGGAAAGGCAAGAAAAAAGCTCTTCCAGTTAACAAGGACAGGTTCATTAGTAAAATGTTCCTTCGCGGGGATTCTGTAATCATTGTTCTGCGTAATCCCAAGTAA
- the LOC113752403 gene encoding probable L-gulonolactone oxidase 6, giving the protein MPKIHSEKGLITLTFGICLTISLVGCSPPEEHIKCSSGNTDCTISNAYGSFPDRSICRAAEAVYPRSEEELIAIVANATMLKRKMKVVTTTSHSVPKLTCPDGENGLVISTKYLNRLVNIDKSAMTIVVEPGVMLRKLIDESTMAGLAIPYVPYWWGLTIGGLLSTGAHGSTLWGLGPAVHDYVIQLRILTPSGAGEGYAKVHTLKTGDAELNAARVSLGVLGVISQVTLQLQPLFKRSITYEEKSDSELEDQVSTFGKQHEFADFNWYPSQHKVVYRIDDRVPSSTPGNGVFDSTGVRPAASLALATLRGTEDSQEFTGYAEGKCASAVASTSLFETTAFGLTNDGILFEGYPVVGYNNRMQSAGSCLYSLEDNLLTVCPWDPRVDGLFFFSSGISISLSKAKDFIRDVKQLVALQPNGLCGLDLYNGILIRYVTASSAYLGKEEDSLDIDITYYRSKDPMAPRIYEDILEEIEQMAVFKYGGLPHWGKNRNLAFLNVIKKYKNAKEFLKVKQLYDPLALFSSEWSDQILGLKDGITIVKEGCALEGLCICSEDIHCAPKKGYFCRTGKVYKDARVCVHLTS; this is encoded by the exons ATGCCCAAGATACATTCTGAAAAAGGGTTGATTACACTAACATTTGGGATTTGCTTAACAATCTCCTTGGTGGGATGTAGCCCTCCTGAAGAGCATATAAAATGTTCATCAGGAAATACTGATTGCACAATCTCCAATGCTTACGGATCATTTCCTGATCGAAGCATTTGTCGTGCAGCTGAGGCAGTCTACCCGAGATCAGAAGAAGAGCTCATTGCAATAGTTGCAAATGCAACAATgctgaagaggaagatgaaagTGGTAACCACAACATCCCATAGTGTTCCTAAACTCACCTGTCCAGACGGCGAAAATGGGCTCGTTATTAGCACCAAGTACCTCAATCGACTAGTGAACATCGACAAATCAGCCATGACTATAGTGGTTGAACCTGGGGTGATGTTAAGGAAGTTGATTGATGAGAGCACCATGGCTGGACTAGCCATACCTTATGTTCCATACTGGTGGGGTTTGACAATAGGTGGACTTTTGAGCACGGGTGCACATGGCAGCACATTGTGGGGTTTGGGACCTGCTGTTCATGACTATGTTATTCAGCTTAGGATTCTGACACCCTCAGGAGCTGGTGAGGGTTATGCAAAAGTTCATACGCTCAAAACTGGCGATGCTGAGCTTAATGCAGCTAGAGTCTCACTTGGAGTTCTTGGAGTCATTTCACAG GTGACGCTTCAACTGCAACCATTGTTCAAGAGGTCTATCACGTACGAAGAAAAAAGTGACTCAGAGCTGGAAGATCAAGTGTCTACATTTGGCAAACAACACGAGTTTGCAGACTTCAATTGGTACCCAAGTCAACATAAGGTGGTTTATCGAATTGATGATAGAGTGCCCTCCAGCACTCCTGGAAACGGTGTTTTTGATTCCACAGGAGTTCGCCCTGCTGCTTCTCTTGCTCTGGCAACTTTAAGAGGCACAG AGGATAGTCAAGAATTCACAGGTTACGCAGAAGGGAAATGCGCAAGTGCAGTAGCAAGCACGTCCTTGTTTGAAACAACTGCATTTGGATTGACAAATGATG GTATCCTGTTTGAGGGCTACCCTGTGGTAGGGTATAACAATCGCATGCAGTCAGCTGGTTCCTGCCTTTATAGCCTAGAAGATAATTTATTAACAGTTTGTCCTTGGGACCCTAGAGTTGACGGTCTATTCTTTTTCTCAAGTGGGATCAGCATTAGCTTGTCCAAAGCTAAGGATTTCATTCGAGATGTAAAACAACTTGTTGCTTTGCAGCCTAATGGTTTATGTGGTCTTGACCTTTATAATGGTATCCTGATCAGATATGTTACTGCTTCAAGTGCTTACTTGGGGAAAGAAGAAGACTCTTTAGACATTGATATCACTTACTACAGAAGCAAGGACCCAATGGCCCCAAGAATATATGAAGACATACTTGAAGAGATAGAGCAAATGGCAGTGTTTAAGTATGGAGGACTGCCACATTGGGGTAAAAATAGGAATTTGGCTTTCCTTAATGTGATTAAGAAGTACAAGAATGCTAAGGAGTTTTTGAAGGTCAAACAACTATATGATCCTTTAGCGTTGTTCTCCAGCGAGTGGTCAGACCAAATTCTCGGActaaaagatggaattaccatAGTAAAGGAGGGTTGTGCATTAGAAGGATTGTGCATATGTTCAGAGGACATCCATTGTGCCCCAAAGAAGGGATACTTTTGTCGAACAGGAAAAGTTTACAAAGATGCGAGGGTTTGTGTTCACTTGACATCCTAA
- the LOC113752404 gene encoding LOW QUALITY PROTEIN: probable truncated L-gulonolactone oxidase 7, mitochondrial (The sequence of the model RefSeq protein was modified relative to this genomic sequence to represent the inferred CDS: inserted 1 base in 1 codon; deleted 1 base in 1 codon), whose protein sequence is MSRIIHGVGLLTACSWDPRVNGPYFFSTAISISLSNAKDFIQDVKKLVALQPNGLCGVDLYIGFLARYVTRSSAYLGKEEDXPMAPRIYEDILEEIEQMALFKYGGLPHWDKNRDLAFLNVINKYKNAGEFLKVKKLYDPLALFSNEWSDQILGLKDGVPIVKEGCALEGLCICSEDSHCAPKKGYFCRPGKVYEDARVCTRVRTHLSS, encoded by the exons ATGTCTAGAATTATTCATG GGGTTGGATTATTAACAGCTTGCTCCTGGGACCCTAGAGTTAACGGTCCATACTTTTTCTCAACTGCAATCAGCATTAGCCTGTCCAATGCTAAGGATTTCATTCAAGATGTG AAAAAACTTGTTGCTTTGCAGCCTAATGGCTTATGTGGTGTTGACCTTTATATTGGTTTCCTGGCTAGATATGTTACTCGTTCAAGTGCTTACTTGGGGAAGGAAGAAG ACCCAATGGCCCCAAGAATTTATGAAGATATTCTTGAAGAGATAGAGCAGATGGCACTGTTTAAATATGGAGGATTGCCTCATTGGGATAAAAATAGGGACTTGGCTTTCCTTAATGTGATTAACAAGTACAAGAATGCTGGAGAGTTTTTGAAGGTCAAAAAACTATATGATCCTCTGGCGTTGTTCTCCAATGAGTGGTCAGACCAAATTCTTGGACTGAAAGATGGAGTTCCCATAGTAAAGGAGGGTTGTGCACTAGAAGGGTTATGTATATGCTCGGAGGACAGCCATTGTGCCCCAAAGAAGGGATACTTTTGCCGACCAGGAAAAGTTTACGAGGATGCAAGGGTTTGTACTCGGGTTCGTACTCATTTGTCATCCTAA